The following coding sequences lie in one Deferribacterota bacterium genomic window:
- a CDS encoding C-GCAxxG-C-C family (seleno)protein codes for MIKEKAEAKAIKYVKEGWGSRAAVFHAVYDLFETDISLETCNRICCILSPFTAAASAIYENGKGYGLTICGALAGALAAFSLVHGPKELPYGFWTEGMKPDGWLREVLDNPDISPEEKVRIFYDRGKSLFSPTQQIVRSFKEHFGATDCLYLEEPYGDPISRECFRNCGKVIVPWTAGMVAQIILDYEKNPDQFEVDDRNVHMTVVRKSKGDISL; via the coding sequence ATGATAAAAGAAAAAGCGGAAGCTAAGGCAATAAAATATGTAAAGGAAGGATGGGGAAGTAGAGCTGCAGTGTTTCATGCTGTATATGATCTCTTTGAAACTGATATATCTCTTGAAACGTGCAATAGGATTTGCTGTATATTAAGCCCTTTTACTGCGGCTGCTTCAGCTATTTATGAAAATGGTAAAGGTTATGGCCTTACCATTTGTGGAGCATTAGCTGGTGCTTTGGCTGCATTTAGTTTGGTCCATGGTCCTAAAGAGCTTCCTTATGGTTTTTGGACGGAAGGTATGAAACCAGATGGTTGGCTAAGGGAAGTCCTTGACAATCCAGATATTTCTCCTGAAGAGAAGGTACGTATTTTCTATGATCGTGGTAAGTCATTATTTAGTCCAACTCAACAAATAGTTCGCTCTTTCAAAGAGCATTTTGGTGCTACCGATTGTTTATATTTGGAGGAGCCTTATGGCGATCCAATATCAAGAGAATGCTTTAGGAATTGTGGCAAAGTTATAGTTCCTTGGACAGCAGGAATGGTAGCGCAAATTATTTTAGATTATGAAAAAAATCCAGATCAATTTGAAGTAGATGACAGAAATGTTCACATGACTGTAGTGAGAAAAAGCAAAGGAGATATTTCTTTGTAA